In Archocentrus centrarchus isolate MPI-CPG fArcCen1 chromosome 1, fArcCen1, whole genome shotgun sequence, the following proteins share a genomic window:
- the sorbs2a gene encoding sorbin and SH3 domain-containing protein 2 isoform X14 codes for MNTDSGGCARKSVALSLMLSPMKRVQSSPNLATGSDSHSSDLDSWRSRSATDGLKNGDASSSSLAAKGFRSVRPNLQDKKSPSQGPPSPDPTARHSPYRYHSSESLDYLSGLMPKALSPTPYLPSGAGGRGGGTAGAASGPSNTAASIVSCVSPSASPVTVSALSHYSSSTAGLLDELQICSLDSPVASPTPSPTLSHVSIYTPTAGRDDALTTFVASTAAAATFTNGQVLSHAMNGSTSHPHRPLSPPAYPPPPVSLHTGLQRQSRSSEGSETVTRESVVSGHTSISSTVPIARFSEEEKKVSVIKAPHYEGIGPVDESGIPIAIRTTVDRPKDWYKTMFKQIHKVHKADDDYSDTYSASYALVNNDSYSLSSTTTTMAHPAPRTHTYRPLSKSPSDNNGGHLGPREPSPSPVPPPPPPMPSLLQLRARDSDREKDLTDTNEWGPPDRKVDTRKYRAEPKSIFEYEPGKSSILEHERPTSLHITPADKAPERPASAASDYRKRRKSEPSSSQVNAQSHSRAATSPKPVDAYRPSSSLKKPAIRSSPSSPSRAKGGDACSMYSNSLTSPGPYQQPFVPPVPSDPLNSNEDGSQEGSSSSKQSVCCKNSWQTKRQNAETWSSAEEAPPSPAKLKSRSCDDLLNDGHSGSGGCNATRSESAGSLVCDGNLSTVSSSTRSLPRVHRRRAHDSPGFLQLYRKMHQIDRAQLIPSEVIRSVRARILDLERQPHLHRHRLSPWTPSWGVEVPRDMVPNRISEYERLIQKSKSMPNLGDGEVPSGTTTPGGSSSRASSGGGGTPSYPKRRFSIESLLEEDNNGKSGTVPQTMDHLHRPRSPPEGQPRVGPDPGRSFPTPPVLQGPQANPDYSDSEQDAVASDLSDFIQVEGSSFCSESDFDHCSLTSSESLYGSSTLHHHHHHLRHHHHHHHHHPGHQSLGQSQGYQHRHLISTCKGRCPASYTRFTTMLRHERERARQEHQRPSQQNRSSHSQNQSSQSQQSMSKLAFLVSPVPFRRKKGSPPTSRRCSGGGGRGSRPKSKQAIYEALDAALRDIYEHIQAERGHRNPRAPDDSILRRILAELLPNVPERSSSLRGRRACWHGGHSSSSLYPDGSPTGYSSFRGEPSTPRLQSPRLQSPISACYGRQMETSNSNEYGEEQGNGNGLCYSDQDVSRSSTMDGRHTPQSRRPTPDREKQPARAIYDFKAQTSKELTFKKGDTINIIRQIDNNWYEGEHRGRVGIFPIAYVEKMPSSEKQQPIRPPPPAHVREIGEAVARYNFNADTNVELSLRKGERVIVLRQVDQNWYEGKIPDTTKQGIFPVSYVDIVKRSPSKSSAHHIDPHGYPGNRTPSSTPVKPFYPPPPSTTHKLPFSHPSLRSLDLQAITTEWLSLTMDPSPSTQARSLTTTPLPPTPPPLPSDLALFLKAQEPKALSPAPPQKGFTSPPAASTTCKTFSRTPTFKEASLSLGHTTTVSPFSPPTPPPPPPALDSSIPSPLPNSSFQYNGDRGLHITEGDTNLCITMPEVLSCAVSEPIKSPSQPAQQHKSTVRVNKIRKTTDPKPQADPYDELLCMILDGSSSTDDGDILRLSPVDSSPTKLTKESQSRLFPLKAEESHQPDTKPPAVAPASNSTGSVRLAVQLHKPVTVEPLSVLWGEQRRTLNEQPFDSHRPLSVKGKEYMELFIEEDDEARNDKEQDVRVLNQMHSPQADISPSTQFPHTGLSSPSVPPPPLTSVLLTSFSSACPSSSFFHTQQHDHSIVPPCHRASPRPPSLPQLTTSPLPPVSPSVSPPSFHISLENPSQRSVSHPSSSPFLSSPITSCPISESNFPLPIPCPANIAPPPATQRSPPTAPTVAHQGRRSPKVKQDPIVGGKPPRSPILSRRSYLSPVRGRRRLVQDALHGGGDPYQALYNYVPRNEDELELREGDIVDVMEKCDDGWFVGTSRRSKLFGTFPGNYVKQL; via the exons ATAGCGGAGGATGTGCTCGCAAAAGCGTGGCCTTGTCACTCATGCTCTCTCCCATGAAGAGGGTCCAGAGCTCACCAAATCTAGCCACAG GGAGTGATTCTCACTCATCAGACTTGG ATTCTTGGCGGTCCCGCAGTGCAACAGATGGCCTTAAAAATGGAGATGCTAGCAGCTCATCTCTTGCTGCCAAAGGCTTTCGCAGTGTCAgacccaacctgcaggacaaaaAATCACCCTCACAG GGGCCTCCCTCGCCTGACCCCACAGCACGGCACTCCCCCTATCGCTACCACAGCTCAGAGTCACTTGACTACTTGTCAGGCCTAATGCCCAAGGCCCTATCACCCACTCCGTATCTCCCGAGTGGAGCTGGTGGCAGAGGTGGTGGCACAGCTGGTGCGGCCAGCGGGCCGAGCAATACCGCAGCCAGCATTGTGAGCTGTGTGTCACCCTCGGCTTCCCCCGTGACTGTGTCAGCTCTCAGCCACTACTCGTCATCCACGGCTGGTCTGCTGGACGAGCTGCAGATCTGTAGCCTGGACTCACCTGTCGCCTCACCCACACCATCGCCCACTCTGAGCCATGTCTCTATCTACACACCCACTGCTGGCCGTGATGATGCGCTAACAACCTTTGTGGCCTCCACTGCTGCAGCAGCCACTTTCACTAAT GGTCAAGTTCTTTCACATGCTATGAATGGAAGTACTAGCCATCCACACAGGCCACTgtctcctccagcttatcctcCACCCCCTGTCTCACTCCACACTGGGCTTCAGAGACAGAGCAGGAGTTCAG AGGGCAGTGAAACAGTCACCAGAGAGTCTGTGGTGTCAGGCCATACCAGCATCAGCAGCACTGTGCCCATTGCCCGTTtctcagaagaagaaaagaaggtgTCTGTCATTAAAGCCCCCCATTATGAAGGCATCGGCCCTGTTGATGAGTCAGGCATCCCTATTGCCATCCGTACG ACGGTGGATAGGCCTAAGGACTGGTACAAAACTATGTTCAAGCAGATTCACAAAGTTCACAAAGCAG ACGATGACTATTCGGACACATACAGTGCTTCATACGCTCTCGTAAACAATG ATAGCTACAGCCTGTcgtccaccaccaccaccatggcCCACCCTGCCCCTCGGACACATACATACAGGCCTCTATCCAAGAGCCCCTCAGACAACAACGGAGGGCATCTGGGGCCTCGGGAGCCTTCACCATCCCCCGTCCCCCCACCACCTCCGCCCATGCCATCCCTTCTCCAACTAAGGGCAAGAGACAGTGACCGCGAGAAGGATCTGACAGACAC TAACGAATGGGGTCCTCCTGACCGAAAAGTGGATACACGAAAGTACCGCGCAGAGCCCAAGAGTATTTTTGAGTACGAGCCTGGGAAGTCCTCTATCCTGGAGCACGAAAGACCA ACATCCCTCCACATCACTCCTGCTGACAAGGCTCCAGAGAGACCTGCAAG TGCTGCCAGTGACTACAGGAAGAGAAGGAAGTCTGAGCCATCGAGCTCCCAAGTGAATGCCCAGTCTCACAGCCGAGCTGCAACTTCCCCTAAACCAGTGGATGCCTACAGACCCAGCAGCAGCCTAAAGAAACCTGCCATTCGTTCCTCACCATCCTCACCCTCCAGAGCCAAAG GTGGGGACGCATGCAGCATGTATTCAAACAGTCTGACCTCTCCAGGTCCTTATCAGCAGCCCTTTGTTCCCCCAGTCCCTTCTGACCCTCTCAATTCTAATGAGGATGGCAGCCAGGAAGGCAGCTCTTCCTCCAAGCAGTCTGTCTGTTGTAAGAACAGTTGGCAGACAAAACGGCAGAACGCTGAGACGTGGAGCAGTGCGGAGGAAGCACCACCTTCCCCTGCCAAGCTAAAGTCACGCAGTTGTGATGACCTACTCAATGATGGGCATTCTGGCTCAGGTGGATGCAATGCCACCCGCTCAGAAAGTGCTGGGTCACTGGTATGCGATGGAAATCTGTCCACGGTATCGTCCTCTACTCGTTCATTACCCCGGGTCCATCGACGAAGGGCACATGATTCACCGGGGTTTCTCCAGCTCTATCGAAAGATGCACCAGATTGACCGAGCTCAGCTAATCCCATCTGAAGTCATCCGGTCAGTCCGTGCTCGTATTTTGGATCTAGAGCGTCAGCCTCATCTGCATCGGCATCGCCTCTCTCCTTGGACGCCCTCTTGGGGTGTGGAAGTGCCACGTGATATGGTGCCAAACCGCATTTCTGAATATGAGCGTCTTATTCAGAAGTCCAAATCCATGCCTAACTTGGGTGATGGAGAGGTGCCTTCAGGCACCACCACACCAGGTGGGTCATCATCTCGTGCtagcagtggtggtggtggtacaCCCAGTTATCCAAAACGCCGTTTTTCTATAGAGTCTTTACTCGAAGAAGACAACAATGGCAAGAGTGGGACAGTACCTCAGACCATGGATCACTTACATCGACCTCGAAGCCCCCCTGAGGGACAGCCTCGTGTTGGACCAGATCCTGGACGGTCCTTTCCCACTCCTCCTGTTCTCCAAGGCCCACAAGCCAACCCAGACTATTCTGACAGTGAACAGGACGCTGTTGCATCTGACCTCAGTGATTTCATTCAGGTGGAGGGCTCCTCATTTTGCAGTGagagtgattttgatcattgcTCACTAACCTCCTCTGAGAGCCTATACGGCTCTTccaccctccaccaccaccaccaccacctccgtcatcaccaccaccatcaccaccatcatcctGGTCACCAGAGTCTCGGTCAGAGTCAAGGCTACCAACACCGCCACCTCATCAGCACCTGCAAAGGCCGTTGCCCAGCGTCATATACCCGTTTCACAACCATGCTTCGCCATGAGCGGGAACGAGCGCGACAGGAGCACCAGAGACCTTCACAGCAGAACCGCAGCAGCCATTCCCAAAACCAGAGCTCACAATCCCAGCAGTCGATGTCCAAGCTGGCCTTCCTGGTCAGTCCAGTGCCTTTCCGCAGAAAAAAGGGCTCACCACCTACCTCTAGAAGATGCAGTGGGGGCGGAGGTCGAGGTAGCAGACCCAAATCTAAACAGGCCATTTATGAAGCGCTAGATGCAGCCTTGAGAGACATATACGAGCACATTCAAGCAGAGAGAGGCCACAGAAATCCTCGGGCACCTGATGATAGCATCCTGAGAAGAATTTTGGCCGAACTGTTGCCAAATGTGCCGGAACGCAGCTCCTCATTGCGGGGGAGGAGGGCGTGTTGGCACGGCGGTCACTCCTCTTCATCGTTGTACCCAGATGGAAGCCCCACTGGGTATTCCTCATTTAGAGGAGAGCCCTCGACACCACGGTTACAGTCACCGCGGCTACAGTCACCAATCAGTGCCTGTTACGGACGACAGATGGAGACCTCAAACAGCAATGAATATGGAGAGGAGCAGGGCAATGGAAATGGTCTCTGTTACTCAG ACCAGGATGTCTCCAGGAGTTCCACCATGGATGGACGCCACACACCCCAGAGCAGAAGACCCACTCCTGACAGAGAG AAACAGCCTGCGAGAGCCATTTATGATTTTAAGGCACAAACAAGCAA GGAGCTGACATTTAAAAAGGGTGATACAATCAACATCATCAGGCAGATAGATAACAACTGGTATGAAGGGGAGCACCGTGGGCGGGTGGGAATATTCCCTATAGCATACGTAGAG AAGATGCCATCTtcagagaagcagcagccaatccgtcctcctcctcccgcACATGTCAGAGAGATTGGAGAGGCAGTGGCCCGCTACAACTTCAATGCTGATACTAATGTGGAGCTGTCACTAAGAAAG GGTGAGAGAGTGATTGTGTTAAGGCAGGTGGATCAGAACTGGTATGAGGGGAAGATCCCAGACACAACCAAACAGGGGATCTTTCCCGTGTCCTACGTTGACATTGTCAAGCGTTCTCCGTCCAAGAGCTCCGCCCATCACATAGATCCACATGGTTACCCCGGCAACAGGACACCAAGCTCCACACCCGTCAAG CCTTTCTATCCACCTCCACCATCCACCACCCACAAACTCCCCTTCTCTCACCCCTCTTTGAGAAGCCTTGACCTGCAAGCTATCACCACAGAGTGGCTGTCCCTCACAATGGACCCATCACCATCCACTCAAGCTCGGTCCCTCACAACCACCCCTTTGCCACCCACGCCACCCCCTCTCCCCTCTGACCTTGCACTTTTCCTAAAGGCTCAAGAGCCCAAAGCACTCTCACCTGCACCACCACAAAAAGGTTTCACCTCGCCACCTGCAGCATCCACAACCTGCAAGACATTTTCTAGAACTCCCACTTTTAAAGAGGCTAGCCTTAGTTTAGGTCACACCACAACTGTCTCACCTTTCTCCCCACctactccacctcctcctcctcctgccctcGATTCCTCAATCCCCTCTCCACTGCCTAACTCTTCATTTCAATATAATGGTGACAGGGGACTACATATCACTGAAGGAGACACAAACTTATGTATTACTATGCCAGAAGTTTTGTCCTGTGCTGTGTCAGAGCCAATAAAGTCACCCTCACAACCTGCACAACAGCATAAGTCCACAGTAAGAGTAAACAAAATCAGGAAAACTACTGACCCCAAACCACAAGCAGACCCTTATGATGAGCTGTTGTGCATGATTCTGGATGGTTCCAGCAGCACAGATGATGGTGACATTTTGAGATTATCTCCAGTCGATTCCTCACCAACCAAGCTGACCAAAGAATCTCAAAGCAGGCTCTTCCCGTTAAAAGCTGAAGAATCACATCAGCCAGACACGAAACCCCCAGCGGTCGCCCCAGCGAGCAATTCGACGGGCAGCGTTCGGTTGGCGGTGCAGCTTCACAAGCCTGTAACAGTAGAGCCCCTTTCTGTTTTGTGGGGAGAGCAGCGAAGAACTCTGAATGAGCAACCTTTTGACTCTCACAGACCACTGTCAGTTAAAGGAAAGGAATACATGGAGTTGTTCATTGAGGAAGACGACGAAGCTAGAAATGACAAAGAGCAGGATGTTAGAGTTTTAAATCAGATGCACAGTCCACAG GCTGACATCTCACCATCTACTCAGTTTCCACACACTGGTCTCTCCTCCCCCTCCGTACCACCaccacctctgacctctgtgcttctcacttctttttcttctgcttgccCTTCATCTTCTTTCTTCCACACGCAACAGCATGATCATAGCATCGTCCCTCCCTGTCACCGTGCCTCCCCTCGCCCCCCATCCCTTCCTCAGCTCACAACATCACCACTACCTCCagtttctccctctgtctcacCACCTTCCTTCCACATCTCTCTAGAAAATCCCTCTCAACGGTCTGTCTCTCACCCCTCAAGCTCTCCCTTTCTTTCTAGTCCCATCACATCATGCCCCATCTCAGAGTCAAATTTTCCACTTCCCATCCCTTGTCCCGCTAACATTGCCCCTCCGCCCGCCACTCAACGCTCTCCCCCCACTGCCCCAACTGTAGCCCATCAAGGACGTAGGTCTCCTAAGGTGAAG CAGGATCCAATTGTTGGTGGTAAACCTCCTCGTAGCCCCATCTTGTCCCGGAGGTCCTATCTGTCACCCGTTAGAGGTCGAAGG CGGTTAGTACAGGATGCACTCCATGGTGGAGGAGACCC GTACCAGGCCCTGTACAACTACGTGCCTCGCAATGAGGACGAGCTGGAGCTGAGGGAGGGAGACATTGTTGACGTGATGGAGAAGTGCGATGATGGCTGGTTTGTTG GGACCTCTCGAAGGAGCAAGTTGTTTGGAACCTTCCCAGGAAACTACGTGAAGCAGCTATAA